One stretch of Haladaptatus sp. R4 DNA includes these proteins:
- a CDS encoding GNAT family N-acetyltransferase codes for MQVREARTEDIAGIQDVAEKSLTASYSHFLDDEVIEHAIEEWYDEENLEGEFQSRGTLYLVALDGGDVVGFTQSEVLPDSPEGNILWLHVDPDRRGEGVGTKLLGQTKEKLEDKGVENLSGLVLEDNEDGNEFYREHDFTKVGERTAEIGEATYTENVYAESDEPILEAREFDGETRYINHSESSRGSKAPFFAVFNDEDCEERYGYYCSNCETLDNAMDSMERIECNECGNKRKAARWDAAYL; via the coding sequence ATGCAAGTGCGCGAAGCGCGAACCGAGGACATCGCCGGAATCCAAGACGTCGCAGAGAAGTCGTTGACTGCCTCGTACTCGCACTTTTTGGACGATGAGGTTATCGAACACGCCATCGAGGAGTGGTACGACGAAGAGAATCTGGAAGGCGAGTTCCAGAGCAGGGGTACGCTGTACCTCGTCGCGCTCGACGGCGGCGACGTGGTCGGGTTCACCCAGAGCGAAGTACTGCCTGACAGTCCGGAAGGGAACATCCTCTGGCTCCACGTCGACCCCGACCGACGCGGCGAGGGGGTCGGAACCAAGCTCCTCGGCCAGACGAAGGAGAAACTCGAAGACAAGGGCGTCGAGAACCTCTCGGGGCTCGTTCTCGAAGATAACGAGGACGGCAACGAGTTCTACCGCGAACACGACTTCACCAAGGTCGGCGAGCGCACGGCCGAAATCGGCGAGGCGACCTACACCGAGAACGTCTACGCGGAGAGCGACGAACCGATACTCGAAGCCCGCGAGTTCGACGGCGAAACCCGATACATCAACCACTCCGAGAGCAGTCGCGGCTCGAAAGCGCCGTTCTTCGCCGTGTTCAACGACGAGGATTGCGAGGAGCGCTACGGCTACTACTGTTCGAACTGCGAGACGCTCGACAACGCGATGGACAGCATGGAGCGCATCGAATGTAACGAGTGTGGCAACAAACGCAAGGCGGCGCGGTGGGACGCGGCCTACCTGTAA
- a CDS encoding NAD-dependent epimerase/dehydratase family protein: protein MDTALVIGGTRFIGRHLVTDLLDNDYAVTIFNRGNHDNPFSETAGVSHFEGDRTNDSALEAARDEVDPDIVIDCVAYKPREVRSATEIFADVEGYVYISSGSAYGKEVIPKRENDTELCDCTAEQATDDSGETYGPRKAEGDRAIFEAAERGVNAMSVRPCIVYGPDDYTERLDFWIDRVNEHDRLVVPGDGGNLWHRAYAEDVASALRIVAEEGEPGEAYNVGDHRLVTMDEMLSLIADALDTEVELVHASDRELSTADLSTDDYILYRDYPHVLDTNKLEALGWESTPLDVAMERTVEEHLESERDGEEYDPGRENEERILGVLDTI, encoded by the coding sequence ATGGACACAGCACTCGTCATCGGGGGGACGCGATTCATCGGTCGTCACCTCGTCACCGACCTGCTCGACAACGATTACGCCGTGACGATTTTCAATCGCGGCAATCACGACAACCCGTTTTCTGAGACGGCAGGCGTGAGTCACTTCGAGGGCGACCGGACGAACGACAGTGCGCTCGAAGCGGCGCGCGACGAGGTGGACCCCGACATCGTCATCGACTGCGTGGCGTACAAACCCCGCGAGGTTCGGTCGGCGACGGAGATTTTCGCGGACGTCGAGGGGTACGTCTACATCTCCAGCGGGAGCGCCTACGGCAAAGAAGTGATTCCGAAGCGCGAGAACGACACCGAACTGTGTGACTGCACGGCCGAACAGGCCACCGACGACTCCGGGGAGACCTACGGGCCGCGGAAGGCCGAGGGCGACCGAGCCATCTTCGAGGCCGCAGAGCGCGGCGTCAACGCGATGAGCGTCCGACCGTGCATCGTCTACGGCCCCGACGACTACACCGAGCGCCTGGATTTCTGGATCGACCGCGTGAACGAGCACGACCGCCTCGTCGTTCCCGGCGACGGCGGGAACCTCTGGCACCGCGCCTACGCGGAGGACGTGGCCAGCGCGCTCCGCATCGTCGCCGAAGAGGGCGAACCCGGCGAGGCCTACAACGTCGGCGACCACCGACTGGTTACCATGGACGAGATGCTCTCGCTCATCGCCGACGCGCTCGATACCGAGGTGGAACTCGTCCACGCCAGCGACCGCGAACTCTCGACGGCGGACCTCTCCACCGACGACTACATCCTCTACCGCGACTACCCGCACGTCCTCGACACGAACAAACTGGAAGCGCTCGGATGGGAATCCACGCCGCTCGACGTGGCCATGGAGCGCACCGTCGAGGAGCACTTGGAAAGCGAGCGTGATGGAGAAGAGTACGACCCCGGCCGCGAGAACGAGGAGCGGATTCTGGGCGTGCTGGATACGATTTGA
- a CDS encoding formate/nitrite transporter family protein: MDSEPSDDLPDELDVDEREMERRKQIREFLDRSRSGAPAAGEAIRDRFSGDEVFERIVATASYEFSCSDRQLFLSGLAAGLSIMLSFLTRATVEATVPGTAGEILGYLLYPIGFVFIVIGGYQLYTENTLTPVTLVLTRIASVPLLLRVWGIVFVANILGAILGAVLLAETGIFSPDVARVATEMGTHALHTPWLDLFFKGIVAGWLVAGMVWMTHAVRESTARVLLVIFIMALIPANGLFHCIIATCEVFYLVFSGSAGVVAALSGVTLPITLGNTVGGVLLVAILNYSHTQESSLDESEQRDFKLQWYEWLFEQSPRE; encoded by the coding sequence ATGGATTCGGAGCCGTCGGACGACTTACCGGACGAGTTGGACGTGGACGAACGAGAGATGGAACGACGGAAACAGATTCGGGAGTTCCTCGACCGGTCACGGAGCGGCGCGCCCGCGGCGGGCGAAGCGATCCGTGACCGGTTCTCCGGCGACGAGGTGTTCGAACGCATCGTCGCGACGGCATCGTACGAGTTCAGCTGTTCCGACCGACAGTTGTTCCTCAGCGGTCTCGCCGCCGGGCTCTCGATAATGCTGTCGTTTCTCACCCGCGCGACGGTCGAGGCGACGGTTCCCGGCACCGCCGGTGAAATCCTCGGCTACCTCCTCTACCCAATCGGGTTCGTCTTCATCGTCATCGGCGGCTACCAGTTGTACACCGAGAACACGCTCACGCCGGTCACGCTCGTCCTGACCCGCATCGCGAGCGTTCCCCTCCTGCTTCGCGTCTGGGGCATCGTCTTCGTCGCAAACATCCTCGGCGCGATACTCGGTGCCGTGTTGCTCGCCGAAACGGGCATCTTCAGCCCGGACGTCGCGCGCGTCGCGACCGAGATGGGAACGCACGCGTTGCACACGCCGTGGTTGGACCTGTTCTTCAAGGGCATCGTCGCCGGATGGCTCGTCGCGGGGATGGTGTGGATGACCCACGCGGTCCGGGAATCGACCGCCCGCGTCCTGCTCGTGATCTTCATCATGGCACTCATCCCGGCGAACGGGCTATTCCACTGCATCATCGCCACCTGCGAGGTGTTCTACCTGGTCTTCAGCGGGAGCGCCGGTGTCGTCGCCGCCCTGTCCGGCGTGACGCTCCCGATCACGCTCGGCAACACCGTCGGCGGCGTGTTGCTCGTCGCGATATTGAACTACAGCCACACGCAGGAGAGTTCGCTGGACGAGAGCGAACAGCGAGACTTCAAACTCCAGTGGTACGAGTGGCTGTTCGAACAATCGCCGAGGGAGTAG